The following is a genomic window from Doryrhamphus excisus isolate RoL2022-K1 chromosome 3, RoL_Dexc_1.0, whole genome shotgun sequence.
GACTTGAGCCTCCAGTCCAGGCTGTCGCTACTCAAACACTGTGGACGTTGACGCACACATAAAGTTTTGTCAGTGTTGTATCTACTTTGTGGCACTGTCGGGTTATGCATGACAATGATACACAAGTCTACATACAGTAAGTCGGTAAACCCAAACACAGACTCGCAGACGACACGGTCATCATAGAAGACACCAAACATTGCAGggggaaaaaggggggggggacttggAATTGCACTTCCCAGCAAAACATGGCCGTCTCTCTCGCTTCTTTTGCGTTCCGGTACAGCAAGAAAATTTGCTGACAGAACATCTTCCTGATTGTTAGCACCTGTGGATTGGTCCAAAAGGGGAGGTCCTTAAGGCAGGTGCAGATGATGCGCTCTATCCAGGTCTTGGATACtgaatgtccaaaaaaaatgggaaaaatctTCCATAAAGGAAAACTTAAGATACATAGAGTCCTTGTAATCGAACATGTGTACACTGTAAACGATACATGTTTGGATTTCATTCATTATCATTAAAAACTGTTTGGTTATGGGAGTCATAGCTGGTTATTATAATTCAATCTAAAGGTCTgttggtgataataataatatataatataaatcataaaaaaaggtCCTGAAGGTCTTGTTTGGTAATAAAGCACTAAGTGTATCACTAAAGGACATGGAACATTGTGTCAAACTTTGAGTCTTTGTGGAATAAATGTGtatttcacatatatatatgtatttaataattgttatatatgtgtatatattttttattataatttaatttaatttatgtgtatttattttattttatttccaattCAATGAAGAGAAATGTAGTACAATagttttaatgttcttttttacatattgtaataaatatattttttatacgtAACCGTTATTATAAAATAAGTAATTTGTGTGCCTTATGAAGACTACATCCATATGTCAATAATTTGTTAGTTGGGTAGTCGGGATGCATACAGGAAGTAGTCGCCCTATACTAGACGTTTGTGTGTtgcatttaaaattttttgtgatttaatttttttttacatgcgttaatgtatttaataaatgtatCATGATTTCTCAACGTAAAGTTTTGTAATATACTACTATAATTACAGTATTGGATGTATtgtcaatatttatatataactataattgtgaaaaaatatttgagtGCCTTGTAAAGCCTACACCCATGTCATGTAATATAATTGGAAATAAATTaagttttaaaaagttgtaaaaatgccaattttgtacaataattattcataaataaCTATTTTTGACGGTTAGTTTCCTGCATCGTGTCAACGCTGTAATAGGCTGGTGGAATCAATCACCCGGAAGTGAACCGGAAGTTTACTATAATTACACACAAAGTAGCATACCGATACCGGAAGTTTTTGTATTGCCTTTCTAATTGGAATTAGTGTAATTTAGGCTTCCAAAAAATGGAGCTAATGATTGTTAATGGTTCCGAATCCCAAAGACTAGGACTGAGTAACTGCCAGGGTGTTGACATATCCGTGTGGACACATGTCGTTTTCGGACACTCCGTGGGAGAACTGGGCCTGGTTACTTCCGCCCGCCATCCTCTTCCGGACGTCGCGCATAGCCACGCACTGCTCGGTCAGGTCCAGAAACGTACACGCCAGGAAGAAGATGTTTTTGAACATAAACACGGACACCGGCGTCTTGTAAAAGAACACCTGGAAGCACCGGACCACCAACAGGGGCGCGTTGACCAGAAGGCCCGCGGAGAAACGAGCCCACAGCCACCGGCAGCGGAGTTCGGAGGCGGTCAGTTCGTAGAGCCAGATGACCGGAACCGCTAGAGCCAAAAAGTACGCCGAGATCACCGTGTACTTCAGGTACAGGGTCTGGATCTGGTTCCCGAGCAGCATCTCCACCAGGGAGAAGCTGTCTATGAGGTCCAGGCAGGTCGTCATGAAGCAGCTTTGGGAGTGGTGTCTGGTGACGCCATTGAGATCTTCAACGATGGCGTTCATGAGACAGAAGAGCAGCGGTGCGGACAGCAAGGTGATGATCTTGAAGCCGGTCACACCGCAGGGCACTTTGACCGCGATCAGATCCAGTATGGAGGTCTCCAGGATGAGCACCACCTTGGGGGTGCACGCTATGACGTAGATGAGCCAAGCCAGGTAAGCGTAGGTGAACTCACCCAGGTTGCATCCGCCGAAGATGGAGCCCTTCTGGTGGAAGCCGCAAGCCCTCTCCCGCTTGCTTCGAGCGTTTTTCATGAAGAACATCCCCCATCCGGAGACCACCACCAGGTCCGTGGCGATCCAGGAGCACCAGTACAGGTCGGTGAATATGATGAGGTAGAAGTCCAGGATCCCGCCCTGGAaaacgaggaggaggaagcagagTGTTTTGTAGAAGAGGCTTCGTTTGGATGTGTGCGCCAAGAGCAGAGGGGCGGTGTGCGCCGGGAAGTCCGCCGATGTCATGTCGATGCGGGCGGGGACGAGAGGCTGGATGCTGCCGCTCTCGTCCGGGTGGATGATGATGCTGCTGCCGGTGTCCCGCCTGCTCCTGCTCAGCAGCCGGCCGGCTTCCGGGGATGGAGATGAGGGGACGATGGAAGCGAAGCTGGTTTGGGATTGGAGATGGTCTTCCTTGGAATTGTGTCTCCTTATTTCTGAGATCATTTTATTTGTCACCTCAGCTTCTCCCGTTTTTCCtccttgatgttttttttttaaggtgggGAGGAAGAGTTGTTGGGAAAACGTGGCATGGATTCAACATGGAATGAACTTGGTACTTCTGGAACCTGAACGCATCATCACGTTTTGGAATGATGACACGCAATACATCATGTCGCTTCAAAATGACGTCATAAAGTACATCACAAATCAAGAGTGCACCCTTCATATTTCTGCATACAATTTGTTATCCCCTCTAAATAATTCAACACAATCATAAACGTCTAAACTGTTTATGATTGAAAAATTCATTATCTAAAtataattactttttaatgtaatttgacATGTCAACTATGAATcctgttatttttaaatgccaTACAAGACGTAATCATTTGTTTTGAGTTCTCAATTTAAGTGATGCTTTCCCCCTTTCCGCCGTTAGAGGGCGACAAATGACCGCTGCCACATTCCTATTTAAAATATGACAGCTttaagtttttttcccccccacctACTTTCAGCTACGCTACAGTTTGGTTGAGTCTTTAATGGACTTCACAACCGCACATATTGATAATAAAGTTTAATTTCAAGTTAAGATGGATGGCCGTGGAACatagaaaacacacatttcagtATAAACATATGCATTCCAACGGACTTCAACAGGTTGAAACCAGCTACCGGGAGTGGAGAAGTATTTGGCATATACAGtcaatgtaaattaaaaaaaaaaaaaaattacgtgACCCCAAACAAGGAGGGAAGTGCTGCTTTTTGGTACGAGACCGTTGGGTGTGTTCAATGGGATGGTCCATCATTCCATGGAACGAAACAAAGGGGACACCCTTTAAACTTTAGATGGTTCCGCATGTGAGATGTGATTAAAAATGTGCATTAAATATATCAATGCTCCCCAAAGTACACTAAATGCATTATAGTACACCAGGAACATGGACATGGTTAATAGTTAGCACAATAGAGAGGatataaaggggggggggcaacagttCTGGCCTTGAAAAGAGATGCTTTATCTTACAATGGAAGTaagtgatgtgtttgtgtgacgTATGTACAAAACCCAGTAGATGATCAACAAGTGAAACCGACGTCCACAAATAAACTTGTGTTTCAGCAAAATCTGAAtacgttttttgtttgtgttttttttttgttttgtttggacaaCACCAGGATAAAATCCACAAGGATACATGtctagaaaatgtgtttttcttatttcatctttttaagGAGTTCTTATGAATGGCCTGCTTAAAGGCACTGCCACAATACaagagggaaggggggggggggggggggggggcgctactGTCCATCACTCGCACAAGACAGTCCATTCtagggttttgtgtgtgtgtatacagcatatgtgtatactgtatagatTTATATAGATATAGGGGAAGCGTATGCGAGTACGTGAGGTGTAGCTATAGGTAAATCTCGTAAAAATCATCCAAATCCTCGTGAAACAAGTCCCATTCGTCCTCAGAGTCGGTCACCTCGTCGTCCGTCCCAGCGGCGAGCAGCATGAGGAGCATTTCACTCAGCTCAAAAGTCACCATCTCCTCGTCGTCATTGTCGAACGAGTCGGTGCTTTCCCGCTCGTCCAGGATATCCCACAAACGCGTGTGCCTCGAGTTCTAAAaagggggggggaggaggatcGTTTTATTGCTTTTACCAGATTATCCAATTTCTCAACCTTTGAGCCAATATttggttatacagtaaacctcggatatatcggaaattcgctcacaacggacagataaaaaagaaccaatttttctgtaatgcatttccaataaaaattcattgcatatatcggattttttataacggatttcgcctatttcggacaaaatctccagtcccgttccaatgcatttccattaaatttccctggcatatatcggatggccgcatcatggcgctccgattcgccgaatcgtgacaggccgctatacgacgtcatttgcagcgtttgcagcgttgcctgcgcgtccaggtacattggaaacatagtcaaggaagtgcctttttataacggataaaatcccatttacgcatataccggatataaatctgatatatgcgtaaaacggacattttccggtatacgcatataacggatttcgcttatatcggacaaaaccagtgggaacaattgaatccgatatatccgaggtttactgtacatgtcgACTTTCCTTGactgaccagcagagggcgcaaaAGGCTGGGTAACTGTTTGGAGAgtgctaaatcaggggtgtccatagTGTGGCCCGGGTGCCAGTTTGGCCTTTAGGCCCACAGCACATTAtagaacatttttcaaaaaatgtaatataacagaaataattgaaaatgCAGGGGGAGGGgtcaaaatataacaacaaaagtactatttttttgtttttttcaacatttccagACTGGCACtttatgtaatatttgctttttttcatcCGCTTGtgcaacattctaacaaataaatataaaaagacaGTAAAATTGGGTTAAAAGGGGGTAAATTGaatctaaaataaaacataaaactacaaaataaaccACAAAGTATTAAGGCCAAATAAATGGGAGAAAAAGTAGCTATTAAAAATAGAGAATATATATTGTACATGTACAATATGCAACCGATACACATGTAAATATGTCAGATTATAGCACAACTCATCTGTCGTCcccagaaaaataacaatatataagaCAGTAAAAGGCTAAGAGTTGTTTCATCCGCTTTTTAAGATTGTATATGCCGGATTATTTTAGTtttcccaaaaaacaaaatgtcatcaTTTGTAGGAAAGTCCTGTAAGGACTGTTGGTTGTTACCCGGTTCCTGCTGCTGTTGGATCCGGTCTGCCTGCGCGGAGGCTGTGCTTCCTCCAGCCGCCCGTCAGGAAAAGCGTGCTTGTAGAAGCAGTTGGATCCAAAGGGACACGTTCCGCGCCCCTCGTTGAAGTACCGGCATGGTTTGCTCCTGGGAAGACGGAGTGAAGAGACGAAATATCGTCACCGGAGCTGTTAACATTTGGCGTTTGCCATCACCGCACCACACGCACCAAACTGCCTTCTCTATGTGACTCAAGCGCTCTGCTGATGCATTGttggacctactgcaaaaaaaatgtggcccGTGGTCCACCAGTTGAATATCCCTGCTCTCGTACATGAACCTACCTGGAAAAGCTCTGGATCCCCTTGGTCTCATCTCTGCGTTTAGCAGTGTCCTTAAGCACCCTGCTCTATGTGGAAATATTCACGCTGCAAACTGCAGAATGCGTGATGTTCACCTTTAATTGACTTCTTAAGTATTTGAtatccacacacaaacatcacagTCTGGGAGATTTCTAACTTCAGTGAGGAGACAAGGTCAACATCCAGACGTCTTCCGCGGATCTGTGTCACAGAAAGGGAATGAACTTAATGAGCGAGTGGACCTTCGTACCCCATGCCTTCTTTGTACGTCTGGATGAGCTTCAGTTTTTCATCTTTGTCTTCCACCCAGAACTCGCTCGGGATGACAAAGTTGGATGTGATTCGGCATTCCGGACAAGATCTGTATGGAAatacacaggaagtggaaataaTATATCAAATCTAAATGTAAAAACGTGTTTCCTGCAAATGACAATAAACATCACGTTACTGGCCAGCATTGAAGAAGCTCAAAGGTGATTGATTGGTTGTCCTTTCCAAACGTGACTCACTTGATGATTCTGCTCTCAAACTGCCGGGCGCTTCTCCACCTACGGATGCACTTCAGGCAGTAGCAGTGGCTGCAGTTGGACAGGATGCCAAAGCGGCGCTCGCTCGGGTTGGTCTTCTCGAACACCACCTCCATGCACACGCCGCACATCATATCCTTGCTGCGCTGGATGGCAAAGGAGATCTCCATGTCTTTTTCGTGGGCTTCGATGCAGG
Proteins encoded in this region:
- the mkrn1 gene encoding probable E3 ubiquitin-protein ligase makorin-1 isoform X2; this encodes MLCKFFQKGNCAFGDRCRFEHHNPLQDESPTPEPLPSTSRASQPDPELSGPAPGLGAQDWVNAAEFVPGQPYCGRVESANARSPVPLIEEFDSEATRHGKELLRKQLCPYAAVGECRYGLNCVYLHGDVCDMCGLQVLHPTDKDQRSEHTKACIEAHEKDMEISFAIQRSKDMMCGVCMEVVFEKTNPSERRFGILSNCSHCYCLKCIRRWRSARQFESRIIKSCPECRITSNFVIPSEFWVEDKDEKLKLIQTYKEGMGSKPCRYFNEGRGTCPFGSNCFYKHAFPDGRLEEAQPPRRQTGSNSSRNRNSRHTRLWDILDERESTDSFDNDDEEMVTFELSEMLLMLLAAGTDDEVTDSEDEWDLFHEDLDDFYEIYL
- the mkrn1 gene encoding probable E3 ubiquitin-protein ligase makorin-1 isoform X1 encodes the protein MAEAAASSTAAPAVPGGWTKHVTCRYFLHGLCKEGDNCRYSHDLTNSKPAAMLCKFFQKGNCAFGDRCRFEHHNPLQDESPTPEPLPSTSRASQPDPELSGPAPGLGAQDWVNAAEFVPGQPYCGRVESANARSPVPLIEEFDSEATRHGKELLRKQLCPYAAVGECRYGLNCVYLHGDVCDMCGLQVLHPTDKDQRSEHTKACIEAHEKDMEISFAIQRSKDMMCGVCMEVVFEKTNPSERRFGILSNCSHCYCLKCIRRWRSARQFESRIIKSCPECRITSNFVIPSEFWVEDKDEKLKLIQTYKEGMGSKPCRYFNEGRGTCPFGSNCFYKHAFPDGRLEEAQPPRRQTGSNSSRNRNSRHTRLWDILDERESTDSFDNDDEEMVTFELSEMLLMLLAAGTDDEVTDSEDEWDLFHEDLDDFYEIYL
- the tmem121b gene encoding transmembrane protein 121B — encoded protein: MISEIRRHNSKEDHLQSQTSFASIVPSSPSPEAGRLLSRSRRDTGSSIIIHPDESGSIQPLVPARIDMTSADFPAHTAPLLLAHTSKRSLFYKTLCFLLLVFQGGILDFYLIIFTDLYWCSWIATDLVVVSGWGMFFMKNARSKRERACGFHQKGSIFGGCNLGEFTYAYLAWLIYVIACTPKVVLILETSILDLIAVKVPCGVTGFKIITLLSAPLLFCLMNAIVEDLNGVTRHHSQSCFMTTCLDLIDSFSLVEMLLGNQIQTLYLKYTVISAYFLALAVPVIWLYELTASELRCRWLWARFSAGLLVNAPLLVVRCFQVFFYKTPVSVFMFKNIFFLACTFLDLTEQCVAMRDVRKRMAGGSNQAQFSHGVSENDMCPHGYVNTLAVTQS